One genomic window of Pseudomonadales bacterium includes the following:
- the ychF gene encoding redox-regulated ATPase YchF, with protein sequence MSINCGIVGLPNVGKSTLFNALTKNGIAAENFPFCTIEPNEGTVSVPDSRLQQLAEIVGPERVIATTVEFVDIAGLVAGASKGEGLGNKFLANIRETDAIVHVVRCFEDDNVIHVANKIDPAEDIAVINTELALADLESVEKQLQRVTRTAKSGDKDALAAKELLERVQAHLDQGLPVRAMAFNDAEQKLLKTFHLITVKPTLYVANVDEEGFQDNPHLDVVRGIASAEHAGVIVVCNKLEAEIAELDDEEVSEFLEELGMQEPGLNRVIRAGYELLGLQTYFTAGPQEVRAWTTKQGATAPQAAGVIHGDFEKGFIRAEVVGFDDYIAGNGEAGAKEAGKWRLEGKDYIVADGDVIHFRFNV encoded by the coding sequence ATGAGTATTAACTGCGGGATTGTTGGTCTGCCTAACGTCGGTAAATCAACCTTATTTAATGCACTGACAAAAAACGGTATTGCAGCAGAAAATTTTCCGTTTTGTACAATCGAGCCAAATGAAGGCACCGTCAGTGTGCCCGATAGTCGTTTACAGCAGTTAGCAGAGATTGTCGGCCCAGAGCGTGTGATTGCTACCACGGTAGAATTTGTCGATATTGCAGGGCTGGTCGCCGGTGCTTCAAAAGGTGAAGGTCTGGGCAATAAATTTCTCGCCAATATTCGTGAAACCGATGCGATTGTACACGTGGTACGCTGCTTTGAAGACGACAACGTGATTCATGTAGCAAACAAAATAGATCCTGCCGAAGATATTGCGGTGATTAACACCGAGTTAGCCTTGGCCGATTTAGAATCGGTAGAAAAACAGCTGCAGCGGGTAACGCGCACTGCAAAAAGTGGCGATAAAGACGCACTGGCTGCAAAAGAGTTGTTAGAGCGGGTGCAGGCCCATCTTGACCAGGGTTTACCGGTGCGCGCGATGGCGTTTAATGATGCCGAGCAAAAACTGCTGAAAACCTTCCACTTAATTACCGTGAAACCCACATTATATGTAGCCAATGTTGATGAAGAGGGGTTTCAAGACAACCCGCATCTTGACGTTGTACGCGGCATTGCCAGCGCAGAGCATGCGGGCGTGATTGTGGTATGCAATAAGTTAGAAGCGGAAATCGCCGAATTAGACGATGAAGAAGTGAGCGAGTTTTTAGAAGAGCTGGGCATGCAAGAGCCAGGCTTAAACCGCGTGATTCGCGCCGGCTATGAGCTGCTTGGCTTGCAAACCTATTTTACCGCCGGCCCGCAAGAGGTACGTGCCTGGACCACGAAGCAAGGTGCAACGGCACCACAAGCGGCGGGTGTGATTCATGGCGACTTCGAAAAAGGCTTTATTCGTGCCGAAGTGGTTGGCTTTGATGATTATATCGCCGGTAACGGCGAGGCCGGCGCCAAAGAGGCCGGAAAATGGCGACTCGAAGGTAAGGATTATATTGTCGCAGATGGCGACGTGATTCACTTTCGTTTTAACGTGTAA